AAGGGTATGAACATCTGCATATTCAACAATTTTACCAGCGTACATAACCGCGACATAATCACAGGTTTCAGCTACGACACCAAGGTCATGTGTGATTAAGATCATCGACATGCCAAGTTCACCCTGCAGACGATTAATGAGACGAAGAATTTGTGCTTGAATTGTTACATCTAATGCCGTTGTTGGTTCATCGGCGATAAGCAACTCTGGATTACAGGCTAGTGCAATTGCAATCATCGCCCTTTGACGCATACCCCCTGATAGTTCATAAGGGTAGGCTTTTAACCGGTCTTTAGGGGATGGAATTCCAACAAGTTCAAGCATACCTAATGCTTTTTTCAAAGCTTCCTTTTTTGAGAGTTTTTCATGAATCATATATGATTCAGCAATTTGATCGCCTATTGTAAAAACAGGATTTAAAGATGTCATTGGCTCTTGGAAAATCATTGAAATTTGGTTACCGCGAATATGTCGCATTTCTGCTTCACTTTTAGCAAGAAGATCTTCCCCGTTAAAGGTGATAGAACCGCCTTTAACTTTTCCGGGAGATTCAATCAGGCGCATGATTGAAAGGGAGGTAATACTTTTCCCCGAACCGGATTCTCCAACGATACCAAGTGTTTTACCACTAGGAACATCAAAGCTGACGCCATCCACTGCTTTCACTTCGCCCTTACTAGTATAAAACGAGGTTTGTAACTCGTTAACGTCTATAATGGTTTTAAGGTTATCCAACATATGTCACACCTTTCTGTACTGACCGTCATTAATCTAACTCGACCCGCTTGTTTAAGAAGCGGTAAGAGATATCAACGAGGAAGTTTACTAGAACAAAGAGAAGTGATAGAACGAGTACAGTTCCTTGTACAATTGGGAAATCCCTTGCGTTAATTGCATCTACAACAAGGCGTCCCAATCCGTTAATCGCAAAAACTGTTTCAGTTAAGACAGCTCCGCCTAACAACGCACCAAATTGAAGTCCTACCACTGTTACAACAGGGATTAAAGCATTTCTTAATGCATGTTTATAAATAACTAAACGTTCTTTAACCCCTTTAGCACGAGCTGTTCGAATGTAATCTTGATTAATAATCTCAAGCATACTTGACCGCGTCATGCGGGCGATAATCGCTGCCCCTGCAGTGCCTAACGTTATAACAGGGAGTAAAATATGTTGTGGCGTTCCCCAGCCAGAAACGGGAATAGCCTCAAAATTGAGTGAAATATATTGGATAAGCATAAGACCTAACCAAAAGTTTGGCATGGATAAGCCAAATAAAGCAAAGATCATAATAAACATATCTGAAATAGAATTTCTTCTAGTAGCTGACACAATACCAGCAATAAGTCCTAAGAAAATACTCAATATTGTACTGTAAAAGGCTAATTCGACTGTTACCCAGATTCTTGAGCTGATTTCACCTGACACAGAGCGACCACTGCGGATTGAATTTCCGAAGTCCCCTTGCACGGCATTCGTAATGAAATTCCCGTATTGAACATAGTAGGGGTCGTTTAAACCAAGTCGTTCTCTCATCTGCTCTACCTGTTCTTCATTCGCTTGCTCACCAGCAATGATCTGAGCAGGGTCCCCTGGAATTAAGTGCATCATAAAGAATACAACGAGTGATACACCAATGAGGACTGGGATAGTCTGGAGGATACGTCTAATAGTATATACTAACATGGAGGTTCACCTCTCTTACGATTTAATTTTTGGATCCAGTGCATCACGCATACCGTCTCCAAATACGTTAAATGCTAACACAACAAGGACGATGGCCAGTCCTGGGAA
The DNA window shown above is from Salipaludibacillus agaradhaerens and carries:
- a CDS encoding ABC transporter ATP-binding protein codes for the protein MLDNLKTIIDVNELQTSFYTSKGEVKAVDGVSFDVPSGKTLGIVGESGSGKSITSLSIMRLIESPGKVKGGSITFNGEDLLAKSEAEMRHIRGNQISMIFQEPMTSLNPVFTIGDQIAESYMIHEKLSKKEALKKALGMLELVGIPSPKDRLKAYPYELSGGMRQRAMIAIALACNPELLIADEPTTALDVTIQAQILRLINRLQGELGMSMILITHDLGVVAETCDYVAVMYAGKIVEYADVHTLFKAPKHPYTVGLLKSLPRHDIDQDELEVIKGMVPRPDELPQGCRFAPRCPFATKLCEEKLPSLENIDDKNQVRCWIHTDEWDGPEVNVRDDYGTAQSQKS
- the nikB gene encoding nickel ABC transporter permease, which translates into the protein MLVYTIRRILQTIPVLIGVSLVVFFMMHLIPGDPAQIIAGEQANEEQVEQMRERLGLNDPYYVQYGNFITNAVQGDFGNSIRSGRSVSGEISSRIWVTVELAFYSTILSIFLGLIAGIVSATRRNSISDMFIMIFALFGLSMPNFWLGLMLIQYISLNFEAIPVSGWGTPQHILLPVITLGTAGAAIIARMTRSSMLEIINQDYIRTARAKGVKERLVIYKHALRNALIPVVTVVGLQFGALLGGAVLTETVFAINGLGRLVVDAINARDFPIVQGTVLVLSLLFVLVNFLVDISYRFLNKRVELD